A region of the bacterium genome:
ATTCCCTACAGCTTCACCGTCACCAGCCACATCGCCGTAACGTTTGCCATGGCCGGTTTCATCTTCATCATGGTCACGCTCATCGCCTTCATCAAGCACGGCACACACTTCCTGGCCTTCTTCCTGCCCAAAGGCACCCCCTGGTGGATGGCCCCGATGATGTACCTCATCGAGCTTTTCGCCTACCTTGCCCGCCCCATCAGCCTTTCTGTCCGTCTTGCCGCCAACATGCTGGCCGGTCACACCATGCTGAAAGTGATTGCCGGGTTCGTGATAATGCTGGGCGTAATAGGCGGCTGGGCCCCGCTGGCGCTGCTGGTGGTCCTGAGCGGTTTTGAGATCTTCATTGCCGTGCTGCAGGCTTACATTTTCACGGTTTTGACTTGTGTTTACCTGAATGATGCTCTAAACCTCCACTAGATTTTTAGACATCAGAATTTGCCTATATAAATCAATCACTTAACCATAACTATCAAGAGGTTATCATGGAATCGGAAGCTTTGAAATTCATCGGCGTTGGCTTGATGGCATTCGGCATGCTCGGCGCGGCACTCGGCGTGGGCAATATTTTTGCCGCCATGCTCAACGGCATTGCCCGCAATCCGGCTTCTGAAGCCAAACTCTCCAAATACGTATACGTAGGCGCCGGTTTGGCGGAAGCCATGGGCCTGTTTGCGCTCGTGATCGCCCTGCTGCTGATCTACGCTGTATAAGCATTGGATTACGCGTGCCCGGGTGGTTTCCACCCGGGCCTGACGATTTCGTATTCTACAACTCCATGCATAGGTGCCATTCATGAGTGCAGGCATGCCGCAGCTGGATTTCGCGACCTACCCGTCGCAGATTTTCTGGCTCTTCACCACGCTGATCGTGCTGTATTACATGCTCGCGCGCCATCTGCTGCCGCCGGTGGTGGAAATGGTCGAGCAGCGCAAGCAGCGCATCGCCAGCGACATTGATCGCGCCAAGAAAATGCAGCAGGAAGCCGAGCAGGTGAAATACGAATACGAGCTCGCCCTGCAGAAAGCCCGCGCCGAAGCCAACAAGATTCTCCAGAACACCGCCACCCGCATCAAAGCCATGCAGGATGAGCGCATCGCCAAGCTGGAAGAATCCCTCTCCCACCAGATGCAGGAAGCCGAATCGCGCATCCGCCAAAGCAAGGAAAGCCTGTCGAAGGATATTTCCGCCATCGCCGACAGCCTTGCGCAGGATGTGGTGAACAAGCTGGTCGGCGCGGATAACGTGAAACCTCTCGGAAAAAGGGCGTAACCATGGAAGATCCTAAATTCTGGGTAGCCGTCTCCTTTGTTGTTTTCGCCTTTCTCGCCTGGCGCCCCCTTAGCAGGTTCATCGCGTCCGCTCTGGATAAACGCGCCGACATCATCAAGCACGACCTGACTGAGGCCCTCCGCCTGCGTGAGGAAGCCCAGAACCTTCTCGCCACCTTTCAGCGCCGCCAGCGCGATGCGATGATCGAGGCGGAAGATATCGTTACCCGTGCCAAATCCGAGGCCGACCTCATGCTGCACGAGGCGGAAAAAAATCTCGAGGAAATGTTGAACAAGCGCATCGAGATCGCCATGGCCAAAATTAACCAGGCAGAAACCCAGGCCGTTCAGGAAATCAAGAGCCAGGCCGTGGATGCCGCCATGAACAGCGCGCAGAACCTCATCGCCAGCCAGCTCGGCAAATCCACTTCGCAGGAGTTGTTTCAACGCTCCCTGAAAGACATTCAGAAAAAGCTCCATTAAGCCTTTTTTGGCAATAGATACCTATGATTTGCCTCCACTTGGAGGTACCTAGGTGCAGCTATACGCCCCCGACATTGCGCCCGACATCGTTCAGCAAATCACCAACTGGCTGACCGGGCATGATATTCAGGCGGCCAACACGCCTGTTCTCGGCTTAAGCGCCAATATCCCCGCAGGCGACATTGGCACCTACACCCGCAGGCAACCTCAAAAGCCCGACTGGTGGCTGAACATTCAGCATCATTGCCCTGCGCTGATGCCCTATATCCCGCGCAACCAATCCCCCCAGGCGACACTGGACTGCCATATCGGCATCCGCCGTGGATATGAGCCAGCCCTGGCTGGCGCCATTGCCAGACTGGCTGTTAAATCCATGCTGATAAACGAATCCCAGCTGGTTGCGTTTCAGACGGTGTTACACGAAGCCCTGCTGAATGCCCTTCTGCACAGCCATCTGGATATGCAAAGCGCCTATGACGATCTGGATTCCTTCAACGAATTCCATCAGGCCATTCAGGAGAAACTGCAAAAACTCCCCGGTTATTTATGGATCGGCATGCGAATGCAGCTTCAGACAAACGGGGTGACCCTTTCGGTCACCAACCAGCTGCGCCTGGCGGAGGAATTCCCCCTGCGCGGGCCGCTGGCCATGCACGGGCGTGGCTTGAATGTCATGCGCCATTTCTGCAAACAGGCAGTGTTTTACCCCCTTCAGGGCGAACTGATCGCCAGTTTTAACCCACCCCGCACCTCGCCCGCACCGGCAGACAAAGCGGCCCTCAGCCCTTCCATTCTGATTGTGGATGATACGGCGTTCAACCTGCGCCTGCTTGATCAGATGCTGCGCATCAATGGCTACAGCAACATCCATACGGCCATGGATGGCCGCGCCGCACTGGACATGCTCCCCCATATCGCGCCGGATCTTGTTATTCTGGACCTGATGATGCCGGTGATGAACGGCTATGAATTCTGCCAGGCGCTTCGTGCCATGCCGGCTTATGCCAACCTGCCCGTGCTGGTGCAGACGGCGCTCACTTCGCCGGATGAAAAAACCCGGGCGTTCGATGCAGGCGCAACCGACCTCATCACCAAGCCCATCGGCCTTTCGGAACTCCTCGCCCGCACGCGCGTGCATCTGGAAAACCGCGCCATGCTCAAGCACCTGCATAATTACCGTGACAAAACCGAGCAGGAACTGGCCGAGGCAGGCCGACTGCAACAAACCCTGCTGCCCACGCCGCGGCTGCTGAAGCAGCTGGAGAAAACCCATCATCTTCAGGTTTCCCATTATACGGAGAGCTCCTACCAGGTAGGCGGTGATTTCTGGCAGCTGGTGCCATTGGATGCCGAGCATGTCGCCATCAGCAACATCGATATTTCCGGCCATGGTATTTCCGCCGCCTTCAACAGCTTCCGCCTGCACACACTGCTGGAAACCTTGCCCGACAAACACCGCCCCGACATGGCACTGGCCAGCCTGAATGTCAGCTTGCAGCAATGCCTCCCGCGGGGTCATTTTGCCACCATGTTTTACGGCGTGCTCAACATTTCCACTCATGAGCTGGCCTACGCCACCGCGGCCTGCCCTCCCCCGTTGCTTTACCGTGCCGGGCAGAACGCATGCGAACGGCTGACCCAGCCCAATTACCCGCTGGGTGTCATGGCCAACGCAACGTTCAAAACCCATGTGACTCCCTTTATGCCGGGCGACAGCCTGCTTCTTTACAGCGATGCCCTGCTGGAAGCCTACCCCGCCGGGCAGGCGCACACCCCAACCCATGTGTCGGATATCGAACATTGGATGAAGGAAAAACAGGCCGACGGGCCCGATGCGCTGGTGAAACACATCCTGCGGGGTTTTCACGCACATGGCGGCGGCGCCCCCGTATTGCATGATGACCTGACCATCGCCGCGCTGAAGCGCCTTCCGGCGTGATTTTTCTTGTTGCACCCTGCGCGGAATGGACTATGTTGCGGCCCTCGCCAGCCAAAAGGCTTTTACGCGTGGGGCTATAGCTCAGCTGGGAGAGCGCTTGCATGGCATGCAAGAGGTCGTCGGTTCGATCCCGATTAGCTCCACCAAACAAAAAGGCACCCTTCGGGGTGCCTTTTTGTTTATGCGCCAGTTTTATTAGTCGGCTTTATTATTGGTCGATCACGATATCGGCCTCGGGCTTCACCGTAACCAGGTTCGCGTTATAACTGAACGGATCGAACTGATAGGGCAGATCCATCGGGCTATTATAGAAAGCCCCCTGCTGCGGCGATACCAGATCCCCTTGCTCCAGCCGACGGGCGAATGCCGAATTAAGCGTGGCATCGGGCGCCTGAATGCTCGGCACTGCCATAGGCAGATCAAGGTTGGAGATGCCTGGCATGCGCACCGGATCACCCCCCATGCCGCCACCGCCGGAACCGCCGCCACCCGTCGGCGGCACCGGAATGGTCCCTGTAATGGTCAAGGTACCTGGCGTGAAACTGACGAGGTTATAGTTATTGTCGTTGAAGCCGGTGATGGTGATGGCATGCGTCGTGCCCGGCGCGGCCGTGGCATTGGCCGTCGGCGCGATGGTGACGTTATAGGCGTTGATGGCCGTGGCCGTGTCGCCCCCTGCCGCCAGGTTGCCCCAGCTGACGATACTGCCGTTCAGGCTAGGGTTCGCCTGGCCGTAATTGCGGCTCGTGCTGCCCAGGCTCGCCGTGATGTCCCGCTTGGCCACGTTGATGTCGCCCGCCACGTAGCTGATCGTGTAGCCCGCCGTGTTCGTCAGCCCGCCCGTGATCGTGGCCGCGCCCACATAGCTGCCCGCGTTGGCGAACTGACCCGCGCCCGCCGCGTAGGTCGCCGTGCCGCCAAACCCGATGCTCAGCAGCGTGTCGCCGCTTTCCAGGCTGCTCATATCCACCGTGTAGCCCGCCAGGTTCGCCGCGTTCGCATCCCCATAGGCGCGGCCGTAATCATTCACCCGCACCACCAGCGTCGGCGCGCTTTCATACAGCAGCTCGTTGCCGTTGGCCGACAAAGCCCCGCACGCGCCGCCATAGGTGCAGTTGTAACGGCGGAAGTCCGACGCCAGGTCGATCAGGCTCACTTCCGTCGGGCTGTCCGCATACACCAGCCAGCGGCCCGTCCCGGCATCCAGGTCGCCGCCCACCGCCTCCGTAAAGCCGCCGTCGGTCACAAAGGTCATCACCGTGCCCGGGCCAGCCGCCGTCGAGCTCACCGTGCCCGAAAGCGTCATCACCGCATTCCCGTTCATAAACGTCACCGGCGATGCCCAGCTCGACGTGCCGAGATTCATCGCACCGGTGTTCACATTCCCCACATACACCTGGCTGAACCCGGCCTGAATCCGGGCGATCTCCGCCGCGCTCAACCCATAAGCGCCCGCCGCGCCGGCAATGTTCATGCTGCGCCCGTTCGTGCTCTGGCGAAGCGCCAACTCGCCCGTGCCGCTCACGTTGCCGTTCAGCGCAATATCGTCCGATACCAGCGTCAGGTTCTTGTTCCCCGCCGCAATGGAGCCCGTCGCACCCACCGTAATCGTCCCCGTCCCCGCATTCACCGCCCGCGTAACACCCGCAGCACCCGAAAGCGTCACCGCACCGTTGATCGTGATATTGCTGTCATCCGCAACCAGATCCGCACCAAGCGTATGCGCATAATTACCCAGCACAATCGTGCCAGCGCCAGCACTCGAATTGCTCGTGTCTACATTCGCGTTAAAAGTCGTCGGCCCCTGGAAGCTGAACGATCCATCACTCCCAACCGCCGTACCAAGCGCAGAAGATACCGTGATGCCCGTGTTGCTTACAAAACTGGTCGGACCATCAAAGGCATACGCGGTGTCGATATCCATCGCGCCCGCATTCGCCTGGCCGATCGTCAGGCTGCCATAGGTCAAATCACCCAGCAACCCGTTGCTGATAGCCAGTGTGCCCGCTCCGGCGCCAACCCCAATGGTCGCGCCCGCGCTGTAATTACGAATGGTAAGACTGCCGGAAGTACGAATCATGCTCGCCGCATTGCGTTCAATCCGGTCGGCATCGATCACCACAGCGCCCGTGGCGGATGCACCGCCGATGGTTGCGCCCGCCTGGTTCAGCACAATGTCCGCGCCACTGGCGCTGCTGCCTGCATTGGCATGCACGTTCACGCTGCCGCTGCCAAGCGAAACAATGCCACCGCTGCCGCCATCCAAATAAAGCCCGGCATTATAGTTACCGGTCGCATTGGTCAACGCCGTCACATCCAGCGCGCCGCTGGTTGCATAAACCCGGCTTGTATCACCTGCCGCGCCACTTCCGATGTAAAGACCGTGATTATTATCGCCCCCCGGAGCTGTGGTTACCTGGGCATCCACGGTGACCGCGCCGGTGCCGGTGGAGCCGATCTGCGCATTGCTCTGAAGAATGCCCCCCGTCAGGTAGGATGCCCCTGCCTGGTCGCGCCCCGTAACGTCGATAGCGCCGTTAACCGTGGTGATGGTGGAATTCACCAGCCAGAACCCGGCTGTTGCAACACCTGCCGTGCCGCCTGTGGCGGTAATATCGATATCACCCGCCAGCAGGGTGCTGATGGAAGAACCGCCGTTCATCATTAACCCGGCGGAATTACCGCTCACACCCGTGCCACCCGTGGCATCAAGGGTAATATTACCGCCCGCCGTGCTGATAGAAGCATTGCTAAGGTCGATACCGTTGGCGCCGCTATCCGTACCATTGCTATGAGCAGTGATATCAATATCGCCGCTGCCCGTGCTGATGCTGGAGGCATTCGCCCAAAGCCCCGCTGTACCGGTTACATCCGCCGTAATATCGCCCGAAGCCGCGCTGATGGTCCCTGTATCAAGGTAAAGGCCGTTATTATCTCCCAACCCGACCGCGCTGCTGGTGGTGATGTCGATATCCGCCGCATTGGTGGCCGTGATCGCCCCGCCTGCGCTAACCATAATACCCTGGCTGCTATAGCCTGTACTGTTTGCTGTTCCGCTCAGTGTGATGTCGCCTCCGCTGGATGAAATCGCACTGCCCGCGCCCGCGACATAGATACCATGGTTGCCCGTTCCCCCCGCCGCCGTAGCTCCCGTACCCGTCACCGTCACCGTGGACGCCCCTTGCGAGCGGATCTTGCCACCTCCGTTCACCAGCACGCCATAGGCATCCGCCGCACTGATATTATCACCGCCATGACCCTGCACATTAATGGCGCCAGTGCCCGCCACCGTGGATTGCACGAAGGAATTGGCCACCACCGTGCCAATGGCTCCGGCCGCACCATGCCCCGTGAGCGTCACGGAACCGCTGCCCTGGGTTTCCACCGTCGACCCGTTCCATAGGTAGATACCCACGCTGGAGGCCTCAAGTGTGCCGGTGCCGTTCAGCACCAGGTTGCCGCTGTTGGTGCGAACCGTCGCGCCATTGACCAGGTTAATTCCATGGTTGGCCGCGCCGATGCTCGTCCCGCCGTTACCGGTAATGGTCACGCTGCCCGCGCCAACCGCACCCGTGGAAGCAAGCAGGGCGCCGTTGCCAATCACAACCCCCTGGGAATCCGACAGGCCATCCCCGCCCGTACCGGTAATATTCACTACCCCGGTGGAGGTAAGCACCTGTGTGCCAATGTCATTGATATCCACGCCGTAATAGCTGCCGCCACTGGCGATAGCACCCGTGCCGTTCATCGTAATGGCGCCGCTGGTGGATTGGATAATGCTGCCATTATGGATGCTGACGCCATAAACATAGTCGGAGATCGTGGCGTTCACGACACCATGCCCATTCAGTGTAATGGCCCCCGCGCCGGAAAGCAGCTGCGCGTTATTGAGTTCGATACCGGCTTCATTGCTGGCGGTGCCATATGCCGCGGCATTGGCCGCACTGCCGCCAACCAGAGAAATATAACCGCCGTTGGTGCTGATCACGGTGCCCGAACCAACCGAGATGGCGCCCAGCTGGTTATCGTCGTAATCGCTGTTCAGCCTGGTGCGGATGGAACCCGTGGTGGAAGTGATATCGGCTGAACCGCTGAACAGAACGGAATTATCCGCATTGAAATTCCAGTTCTTCGCGCCCGCCGTATTGGAAGAGAGCGTGCCGCCGGTCACCAGCAAATCAGCCCCGCTCATGAAGTTCACATTGCCGTTAAGCGCGCCTGTGTAATTGACGGTGGTATTGCCGGAATTGTTCCACCCGCCGGTCGCCCCCAGCCACAAGGCGCCCGTATTCCAACTCAGCAGGGAAAGTTCCGCATCACTCAGGGAGAAATTGGTCAACCCGGCCGCCGTGCCGATATTGACCAGGCGCCCCGCCGTGGTGGGCCGCAGCATGATATTACCCGAGGTCGTCATACTGATGGCGGCGCCCAGCGCTACTGAATCCGCCATGATGCGCAGCGTTTGGTCCGTGCCGGTGATGGTGCCGGTCGCCCCGGTGATGACCGTGGCCGTGCCCGCATTGATGTCCCGCGTGGCCGATGCACCGGACAACGTAACGGGACCGTTGATGGTAATGTCGCTGTCATCCGTGGTCAGATTCGCGCCCAGCGTATGCGCGAAATTTCCGAGCGTAATAGTGCCCACACCCGCCGAGGAGGGAGCCGCACTGACATTGGCATTAAAGGTCGTTGCGCCGTTAAAGGTGAAGTTGGCGTTGCTGGCTGCAGCCGTCATCTGGCCGCCCGCCACCGTAATCGTCTGGCCAGCCTGAGCGCGGAAAGTAACCGGATCGCGCCAGTTGCTGTAAGCATCCATACTCAGGCTACCGCCCGCTGCCGTGTTGCCGATATTGATGCCTGTCCAACCATTGGCGATATTATCCAGATCCGCGGTGGAAAGCGTCATGTTACCGGCCTGCCCCGCCAGCCCCATGGTGTAAGTGCCGTAGGTCTGCAAGGTAAGGGTGCCGCTGCCCGCCAGTGTGTTATTGATGTTCACGTCACCGGCTGTCGTCACCTGCACAGTGGCGACGGAACCGAAATTCTGCGCGCCGCTGAACTGGATCGTACTGCCCGGTCCGCTTTGCAGGTGGATCTGCGAACTGGCCGTGGTCGCCCAGTTGCTGTATGCGCCAATATCCATCGTACCGGTCTGGCCGGAGAGGCCTATCAGCAGAGTGGCAAAGCCAGTCATATGACTCAGCTCGGTAGCATCAAGCTGATATGCTCCCGCCCCGCCCGCAATGCCCATGTTACGATTGATCGTGCTTACGTCGAACCGAAGACCGATATTGGTACCGACCCCATTCATCGTACCGGCGATGTCGATATCGTTCGAATCAACACGAAGGCTTTCGTTGGTGGTGAAATTCAGCACCCCGGTCGCAGGCAGGATGAACGTGCCGGTGCCCGGATTGAAAAAGCGGGTTCCCTGCATGTTCACCGTGCCGTCCACCGTGATGTTGCTGTCATGCGCTGTCAGGTCCGCAGCAATCGTATGGCTGAAATTATTGAACGTGATCGTACCCACACCCGCGCTGGAATTGGTGGTGTTCACATCTGCATTCAACGTGGTCGGGCCGTTGAACGTGAAGCTGCCATTGCTTGCCGCTCCAGTGGACTGCACCTGATTGACGGTAATCAGACCGCTGCTGTTGGCGTTAAGTGTAAGGGGGTCTCTCCAGTTGGTGTAGTTATCCATATTGATAATGGTGGCGCGGCTGCTATCCCCTATCGAAATACTTGCCCAGCCATCGGTAATATTGTCCAGTTCGGCATCGCTCAGCGTGATGGTGCCTGCCGCGCCACCAAGACCGATGGTTGTACCATTATTGATGTTGGAGATGGTCAGATTGCCGCCCGCAGATGCGATGGCGGCATTAAGCTGCACCTCGCCCCCCATCCAGAAACTCATGTTATGGCCGAGCATATCGATGGCATTGGCAACGGTAGCGCCGCCGCTTCCACCCAATACGGCCAGGCTGGAATTGAAATTGAACCCATCCAGCGTAATCAGGCCGCTGCTGTAGCTACCAAATCTTACCCCACCCGTGCTTGCCCATCCATTATCCAGATAGCCAAGCTCTATATCACT
Encoded here:
- a CDS encoding F0F1 ATP synthase subunit A; protein product: MSAGHSPLAQFEIKPLYELPLLFGYDISFTNASLFMVLAAASVMLFVALGMRTLELLPGRLQSTVEMSYEFIANMIRDNVGAKGVKYFPFIFTIFMFVLACNLLGMIPYSFTVTSHIAVTFAMAGFIFIMVTLIAFIKHGTHFLAFFLPKGTPWWMAPMMYLIELFAYLARPISLSVRLAANMLAGHTMLKVIAGFVIMLGVIGGWAPLALLVVLSGFEIFIAVLQAYIFTVLTCVYLNDALNLH
- a CDS encoding F0F1 ATP synthase subunit C yields the protein MESEALKFIGVGLMAFGMLGAALGVGNIFAAMLNGIARNPASEAKLSKYVYVGAGLAEAMGLFALVIALLLIYAV
- a CDS encoding F0F1 ATP synthase subunit B; protein product: MEDPKFWVAVSFVVFAFLAWRPLSRFIASALDKRADIIKHDLTEALRLREEAQNLLATFQRRQRDAMIEAEDIVTRAKSEADLMLHEAEKNLEEMLNKRIEIAMAKINQAETQAVQEIKSQAVDAAMNSAQNLIASQLGKSTSQELFQRSLKDIQKKLH
- a CDS encoding SpoIIE family protein phosphatase, which encodes MQLYAPDIAPDIVQQITNWLTGHDIQAANTPVLGLSANIPAGDIGTYTRRQPQKPDWWLNIQHHCPALMPYIPRNQSPQATLDCHIGIRRGYEPALAGAIARLAVKSMLINESQLVAFQTVLHEALLNALLHSHLDMQSAYDDLDSFNEFHQAIQEKLQKLPGYLWIGMRMQLQTNGVTLSVTNQLRLAEEFPLRGPLAMHGRGLNVMRHFCKQAVFYPLQGELIASFNPPRTSPAPADKAALSPSILIVDDTAFNLRLLDQMLRINGYSNIHTAMDGRAALDMLPHIAPDLVILDLMMPVMNGYEFCQALRAMPAYANLPVLVQTALTSPDEKTRAFDAGATDLITKPIGLSELLARTRVHLENRAMLKHLHNYRDKTEQELAEAGRLQQTLLPTPRLLKQLEKTHHLQVSHYTESSYQVGGDFWQLVPLDAEHVAISNIDISGHGISAAFNSFRLHTLLETLPDKHRPDMALASLNVSLQQCLPRGHFATMFYGVLNISTHELAYATAACPPPLLYRAGQNACERLTQPNYPLGVMANATFKTHVTPFMPGDSLLLYSDALLEAYPAGQAHTPTHVSDIEHWMKEKQADGPDALVKHILRGFHAHGGGAPVLHDDLTIAALKRLPA